A genomic window from Canis aureus isolate CA01 chromosome 2, VMU_Caureus_v.1.0, whole genome shotgun sequence includes:
- the LOC144291513 gene encoding uncharacterized protein LOC144291513 encodes MEYILFVLYFSFFLCLCALVCLYFSGCQEMTYKHEGKRLALGVGGPEKGCTVPNWKASSCTSSCQEGHDTRGTGSKGARRCHCHHRDVMVTHCSLEII; translated from the exons ATGGAGTACATCCTCTTCGTGCTGtacttctccttctttctctgcctctgtgccctgGTGTGCCTGTACTTTTCCGGCTGCCAGGAGATGACCTACAAGCATGAAGGTAAGCGGCTGGCTCTGGGAGTTGGCGGTCCTGAGAAAGGATGCACGGTCCCAAACTGGAAAGCCTCTTCTTGCACCAGCAGCTGTCAGGAGGGACACGACACGAGGGGGACAGGAAGCAAGGGGGCTCGGAG GTGCCATTGTCACCATCGGGATGTCATGGTCACTCACTGCTCCCTGGAAATCATCTAG